The proteins below are encoded in one region of Sporosarcina sp. FSL K6-1508:
- a CDS encoding helix-turn-helix domain-containing protein has product MNIGSIVKYYRLRNGLTQAELSNGICSISHLSKIESNKYSPHKETLEELFKKMHIEWEKEVVGYKKFEEKLSRFISHSVYYDFESMETLYKELKENEDYLQSTDLVNKYELYKLRYYLYKRDTSQAKRQHQLVEKLSPTFNDYERIVAKVISIMFYISIGEDERAEQLFAKIEENAERIPKLLEGEYFYQRAWLLHKKTQYGKSSYYAEMAVDHFQEDCNYIRLMHGQMLLAINFTNRDFYLQAEKLFTILMRNTQLMEQGELYQHTLYNLSVLQNRMGNHEYAYELLAELKNIITDDSGFYDAVLLNMLHTSLEAGIDISNALKEMEGRIEVTKDPYLIVFYKYFKSAEVSQQDFYDHCEEIMFPFFKKYGYIGEGRRIAWKLSKYYRDQADYEKVDFYNNYYYKEGDEE; this is encoded by the coding sequence ATGAATATCGGTTCCATCGTGAAATACTATCGTTTGAGGAACGGATTGACGCAAGCAGAGCTGTCTAATGGTATTTGTTCCATTTCACATTTAAGTAAAATCGAATCAAATAAATACAGTCCCCATAAAGAAACGCTAGAAGAGCTATTCAAGAAAATGCATATTGAATGGGAAAAGGAGGTTGTCGGTTATAAGAAGTTTGAAGAAAAGTTAAGTCGCTTTATCAGCCACTCTGTGTATTATGATTTTGAATCAATGGAAACATTGTATAAAGAACTAAAAGAAAATGAAGATTATCTGCAGTCAACCGATCTGGTAAATAAATATGAGTTGTACAAGCTACGCTATTATTTGTACAAAAGAGATACAAGTCAAGCAAAGAGGCAGCATCAGCTGGTTGAAAAACTGAGTCCGACTTTCAATGATTACGAGCGGATTGTGGCAAAGGTGATTTCCATCATGTTCTATATATCGATAGGAGAAGACGAGCGAGCAGAACAGTTATTTGCAAAAATTGAAGAAAATGCGGAACGAATTCCAAAATTATTGGAAGGGGAATACTTTTATCAGCGAGCCTGGCTACTGCATAAAAAAACGCAATACGGCAAGTCGTCGTACTATGCGGAAATGGCTGTTGATCATTTTCAAGAGGATTGTAATTACATCAGGCTCATGCATGGCCAGATGCTTCTGGCCATCAATTTCACAAACCGTGACTTTTACTTGCAGGCAGAAAAGCTGTTCACCATCCTAATGCGTAATACACAGTTGATGGAGCAGGGGGAATTATACCAGCATACACTTTACAATCTTTCCGTGCTGCAGAATCGCATGGGCAATCATGAATATGCGTATGAGTTGCTGGCAGAACTGAAAAATATTATTACGGATGACAGTGGATTTTACGATGCGGTACTGTTGAATATGTTGCATACGTCATTGGAGGCGGGGATTGATATCTCTAATGCATTGAAAGAAATGGAGGGAAGAATAGAGGTGACTAAAGACCCTTATTTAATTGTTTTTTATAAGTACTTTAAGTCTGCCGAAGTTTCCCAACAGGACTTTTATGATCATTGTGAAGAAATAATGTTCCCATTTTTCAAAAAATATGGTTATATTGGAGAAGGAAGAAGAATTGCCTGGAAATTATCGAAGTACTACAGAGACCAGGCTGATTATGAGAAAGTAGATTTCTATAATAATTATTACTATAAGGAAGGAGATGAGGAATGA